A single region of the Pseudorhodoplanes sp. genome encodes:
- a CDS encoding ABC transporter substrate-binding protein, protein MVRIAIVLAGCIALSGVATRVHAEDGLSADSITFGQAAVLQGPASALGLGMKAGLEAAFDEANQKGGVHGRKLKLISVDDGYEPSKAIAATRKLIEEDKVFALIGAVGTPTSVATQPLAAAARMPFIGAFTGAGFLRDPKRDNVVNIRASYDAETEAWVKHLTEDLRISKIAIFYQDDAYGRAGLSGFKKAMDKRKLEIVAEGTYERNTTAIKTALLAVRKAAPEAVVMVGAYKPSAEFIKLARKIEFNPVFVNISFVGAGPLAKELGPEGNGVIVSQVVPFPWDTSLKVVADYHAAIKAKDPKAEPEFVSLEGYLVGRLTIAALEKTGPNPTRAGLLKAIKDTGKFDIGGLEMTFGPQDNEGLGKVFMTVIQPDGSFKAVEKLIRVSAN, encoded by the coding sequence ATGGTGCGCATCGCCATCGTGCTGGCCGGCTGCATCGCCCTGTCGGGGGTCGCAACTCGTGTGCACGCTGAAGATGGGCTCAGCGCAGATTCGATCACCTTCGGTCAGGCGGCGGTCCTGCAAGGTCCCGCCTCCGCACTGGGATTAGGCATGAAAGCCGGTCTGGAAGCAGCCTTCGACGAAGCCAACCAGAAGGGTGGCGTGCATGGGCGCAAGCTCAAGCTCATCAGCGTCGATGACGGCTATGAACCGTCGAAAGCCATCGCTGCCACCCGCAAGTTGATCGAAGAGGACAAGGTCTTCGCGCTCATCGGCGCGGTCGGTACGCCGACCTCCGTTGCCACCCAGCCACTCGCGGCTGCGGCCAGAATGCCGTTTATCGGCGCCTTCACCGGCGCCGGATTCCTGCGCGACCCCAAGCGCGACAATGTGGTCAACATTCGCGCCAGCTACGACGCAGAAACCGAAGCCTGGGTGAAGCATCTGACGGAAGACCTGCGCATCAGCAAGATTGCGATTTTCTATCAAGACGACGCCTATGGGCGCGCGGGTCTGTCCGGCTTCAAGAAAGCCATGGACAAGCGCAAGCTGGAGATCGTCGCGGAAGGCACCTATGAGCGCAACACCACGGCGATCAAGACGGCCTTGCTGGCCGTGCGCAAGGCGGCGCCGGAAGCCGTTGTCATGGTCGGCGCCTACAAGCCGTCCGCGGAATTCATCAAGCTGGCGCGCAAGATCGAATTCAATCCCGTCTTTGTGAACATTTCTTTTGTCGGCGCCGGTCCGCTCGCCAAGGAGCTGGGCCCGGAAGGGAATGGCGTGATCGTCAGCCAGGTCGTTCCGTTTCCCTGGGATACGTCGCTCAAGGTGGTTGCCGACTATCACGCCGCGATCAAGGCAAAGGACCCGAAAGCCGAGCCGGAATTCGTTTCGCTCGAGGGCTATCTCGTCGGCCGTCTGACCATCGCGGCGCTTGAGAAAACCGGACCGAATCCGACCCGCGCCGGCCTGCTGAAAGCCATCAAGGATACCGGCAAGTTCGACATTGGCGGCCTGGAGATGACCTTCGGCCCGCAGGACAACGAGGGTTTGGGCAAGGTTTTCATGACCGTGATTCAGCCCGACGGTTCATTCAAAGCCGTCGAGAAGCTGATCAGGGTGTCGGCCAATTGA
- a CDS encoding methyl-accepting chemotaxis protein, protein MLRLPAISISTKLYALFALLGTLTVVLAGYAVVNSRNNEILSEQLQSAFAGAQNVERVNSLIYAVVMESRGIYMSPDIKTAKRFGNNLLKFNGQIADVVSAWKGVVQADDAAQFEAFSKRIAQFQDFRRELVRLGTEVDPKAGRQWGDNEANRSVRSALNKDLEALAQLYKRRAERINAELAAAIERMGLVMGALGVIAILCAVTGVLITWRSVVRPLAQLVKTMGILARGDLTVDVDGQRRGDEVGSMAKAVQVFKDNALALRESEAQAEEQRRAADEERARNETARAEASRQVAKVVEGLGAGLERLASGDLTYRLTDQFSADYVKIQDDFNSAITQLQETIKNIAQSTSEVSNAASEISTSTTNLSQRTEEQAASLEETSASMEEILVTVRKNAENAQHANQLAQNTREIANRGGTVAAEAVTAMARIEESSRKIADIISVIDEIARQTNLLALNAAVEAARAGEAGRGFAVVASEVRSLAQRSAQAAKDIKDLIINSAGQVHEGVELVNKAGTSLHEIVDSIKDVAAIVADIAAASSDQASGIDQINKALSQMDEATQQNSALVEENAATAKTLEDQQLAMSEQVGFFSYAPATRQVAEKPSVVTVLKRPAGKAVRRGGTAVAVAAEQEWQEF, encoded by the coding sequence ATGCTCAGACTGCCCGCCATTTCCATTTCTACCAAGCTCTACGCGCTGTTTGCCCTTCTTGGTACCTTGACAGTAGTTTTGGCGGGATACGCGGTCGTCAATTCGCGCAATAATGAAATTCTGTCTGAACAGCTCCAGTCCGCCTTTGCCGGCGCTCAGAATGTCGAGCGGGTCAACAGCCTGATCTATGCCGTGGTGATGGAATCGCGCGGCATCTACATGTCGCCGGACATCAAAACGGCCAAGCGGTTCGGCAACAATCTTCTGAAATTCAATGGCCAGATCGCCGATGTGGTCAGCGCGTGGAAAGGCGTGGTGCAGGCCGACGACGCCGCCCAGTTCGAGGCTTTCTCGAAGCGGATCGCGCAGTTCCAGGATTTCCGCCGCGAGCTGGTGCGGCTGGGGACTGAGGTCGATCCCAAGGCGGGGCGCCAATGGGGCGACAATGAAGCAAACCGTTCTGTGCGCTCGGCCCTGAACAAGGATCTGGAGGCGCTGGCGCAGCTCTACAAGCGCCGCGCCGAACGCATCAACGCCGAACTTGCCGCCGCCATCGAGCGCATGGGGCTTGTGATGGGCGCGCTCGGGGTCATTGCTATTCTCTGCGCCGTCACCGGCGTATTGATCACCTGGCGCAGCGTGGTCCGGCCCTTGGCGCAACTCGTCAAGACGATGGGAATTCTGGCCCGGGGCGATCTCACCGTGGACGTCGATGGTCAGCGGCGGGGCGACGAGGTCGGCAGCATGGCGAAGGCGGTGCAGGTCTTCAAGGACAACGCGCTGGCGCTTCGGGAATCGGAGGCTCAGGCGGAGGAACAGCGCCGCGCGGCCGACGAGGAACGCGCGCGCAACGAAACGGCCAGGGCGGAAGCGTCCCGGCAGGTGGCAAAGGTGGTGGAAGGTCTCGGCGCCGGGCTTGAACGGCTGGCCAGTGGCGACCTGACTTACCGCCTGACCGATCAGTTCTCCGCCGACTACGTCAAGATTCAGGATGACTTCAATTCGGCGATCACCCAGTTGCAGGAGACAATCAAGAATATCGCCCAGTCCACCTCGGAAGTGTCCAACGCGGCGAGCGAAATCTCCACCAGCACGACCAATCTGTCGCAGCGCACCGAGGAACAGGCTGCAAGCCTGGAAGAAACCTCGGCCTCGATGGAAGAAATCTTGGTGACGGTGCGCAAGAATGCCGAGAATGCCCAACATGCCAACCAACTGGCGCAGAATACGCGGGAAATCGCGAACCGCGGCGGCACGGTGGCGGCGGAAGCGGTGACGGCGATGGCTCGGATCGAGGAATCCTCACGCAAGATCGCCGACATCATCAGCGTGATCGACGAGATCGCGCGCCAGACCAACTTGCTGGCGCTGAATGCAGCCGTGGAGGCCGCCCGCGCCGGCGAGGCCGGGCGCGGGTTCGCGGTGGTCGCCTCCGAAGTCCGCAGCCTCGCGCAACGTTCGGCGCAGGCGGCGAAAGACATCAAGGACCTGATTATCAATTCGGCCGGCCAGGTGCATGAGGGAGTGGAACTGGTCAACAAGGCCGGCACCTCGCTGCATGAGATCGTGGATTCGATCAAGGACGTCGCCGCCATTGTCGCGGACATCGCCGCGGCCAGTTCCGATCAGGCCTCCGGCATCGACCAGATCAACAAGGCGCTGAGCCAGATGGACGAAGCCACGCAGCAGAACTCGGCTCTGGTCGAGGAAAACGCCGCCACTGCCAAGACCCTGGAAGACCAGCAATTGGCCATGAGCGAGCAGGTCGGATTCTTCAGCTATGCGCCGGCTACCCGCCAAGTGGCTGAAAAGCCAAGCGTTGTAACCGTCCTGAAACGCCCGGCAGGCAAGGCCGTCCGCCGTGGCGGCACCGCGGTTGCCGTGGCCGCGGAGCAGGAATGGCAGGAATTTTAA
- a CDS encoding methyl-accepting chemotaxis protein, protein MKFLDHLKISVKIVGVIGVLAVVTAFLVIQSGLMMSEIDRTYDELNTKLVPARLEVTRATRQATNIGFGAFRTLGMDIGSDQAKRGVFDVDDGYKRAQIFLGNATRANPENKPTYDRFLANFAELHQLAKKVIDLSQKDITEATMVMGSAEKKIDDMLKEMISFTGDLEKQTNAVTAVTSASAKTAILTNYIMGFSALLICLGLGLWIAMFKISRPLTQLAQRMGVLANGDLSVEIDGQSRGDEVGTMAKAVQVFKDNALALKAAEAAAAEQRRAAEAERARNEAAQREAALQVQKVVTGLGDGLERLARGDLTYRLTDEFADEYRKVRDDFNDAIAQLQETIANIARANAEVSNAASEISSSTTDLSQRTEEQAASLEETSASMEEISATVRKNAENAQHANQLTQGTQDVANRGGVVVAQAVTAMARIEESSRKIADIISVIDEIARQTNLLALNAAVEAARAGEAGRGFAVVASEVRSLAQRSSQAAKDIKDLITNSSGQVQEGVDLVNKAGASLNEIVESIKNVATIVAEIAHASSEQASGLDQISKALTQMDEVTQQNSALVEENAATAKTLEDQQLAMSEQVGFFRFDADGAQVAKAADATAASLRPAPKPAVVRKPSVAECGPVGRMQANLAAALKEDSEWQEF, encoded by the coding sequence ATGAAGTTTCTCGACCACCTCAAAATCTCGGTGAAGATCGTCGGCGTTATCGGGGTCCTCGCCGTCGTCACCGCGTTTCTGGTGATCCAGAGCGGGCTGATGATGAGCGAGATCGACAGGACCTACGATGAACTGAACACCAAGCTCGTTCCGGCCCGGCTGGAGGTCACCCGCGCCACGCGTCAGGCCACCAATATCGGCTTTGGCGCCTTCCGCACTCTCGGCATGGATATCGGGTCCGATCAGGCCAAGCGCGGCGTGTTCGATGTCGACGACGGCTACAAGCGCGCCCAGATATTCCTCGGCAACGCCACCCGGGCCAACCCCGAAAACAAGCCGACCTACGATAGATTCCTCGCCAATTTCGCCGAGCTGCATCAGCTCGCCAAGAAAGTGATTGACCTCAGCCAGAAGGACATCACCGAGGCAACGATGGTGATGGGCAGCGCCGAGAAGAAGATCGACGACATGCTGAAGGAGATGATCTCTTTCACCGGCGATCTCGAAAAGCAGACCAATGCGGTGACCGCCGTCACCTCGGCCTCCGCCAAGACGGCCATTCTCACCAATTACATTATGGGTTTTTCGGCTTTGCTGATCTGCCTGGGGCTGGGTCTGTGGATCGCCATGTTCAAGATTTCGCGGCCGCTGACGCAGCTCGCCCAGCGCATGGGCGTGCTCGCGAATGGCGATCTGTCGGTCGAGATTGATGGTCAGTCGCGCGGCGACGAAGTCGGCACGATGGCCAAGGCGGTGCAGGTGTTCAAGGACAATGCTCTGGCCTTAAAGGCGGCGGAAGCGGCGGCCGCCGAACAACGTCGGGCGGCGGAAGCCGAGCGCGCGCGAAATGAAGCGGCACAGCGTGAGGCCGCGCTGCAGGTGCAGAAGGTGGTGACCGGCCTTGGCGACGGCCTCGAGCGTCTGGCGCGCGGCGACCTGACCTATCGTCTGACCGACGAATTCGCCGACGAGTATCGGAAGGTCCGGGACGATTTCAACGACGCCATCGCGCAATTGCAGGAGACGATCGCCAACATCGCGCGGGCGAATGCCGAGGTGTCGAATGCCGCTTCCGAGATATCTTCCAGTACGACCGACCTGTCGCAGCGCACCGAAGAGCAGGCGGCAAGCCTCGAGGAAACCTCCGCGTCCATGGAAGAGATTTCCGCCACAGTCCGGAAGAACGCCGAGAATGCCCAGCATGCCAATCAGTTGACTCAAGGCACGCAGGATGTCGCCAATCGCGGCGGTGTTGTGGTGGCGCAGGCGGTGACGGCGATGGCGCGGATTGAGGAATCCTCGCGCAAGATCGCCGATATCATCAGCGTCATCGACGAGATCGCGCGGCAGACGAACCTCTTGGCGCTCAACGCCGCGGTGGAAGCCGCTCGTGCCGGCGAAGCTGGGCGCGGTTTCGCGGTGGTCGCGTCGGAGGTGCGCAGCCTGGCGCAGCGGTCCTCGCAGGCCGCCAAGGACATCAAAGATCTGATCACCAATTCGTCGGGTCAGGTGCAGGAAGGCGTGGACCTGGTGAACAAGGCCGGCGCGTCACTCAATGAGATCGTCGAATCGATCAAGAATGTTGCGACCATCGTCGCCGAGATTGCCCATGCCAGCTCAGAGCAGGCCAGCGGCCTCGATCAGATCAGCAAGGCGCTGACGCAGATGGACGAAGTGACGCAGCAGAACTCGGCTTTGGTCGAGGAAAATGCGGCCACGGCGAAGACGCTCGAGGATCAGCAACTCGCCATGAGCGAGCAGGTCGGATTCTTCCGCTTCGACGCTGATGGCGCCCAGGTCGCGAAGGCCGCCGATGCAACCGCCGCATCGCTGCGGCCTGCGCCAAAACCGGCTGTAGTGCGGAAGCCGAGTGTGGCCGAGTGCGGCCCGGTGGGTCGCATGCAGGCCAATCTCGCGGCCGCCCTGAAGGAAGATTCCGAGTGGCAGGAGTTCTGA
- a CDS encoding methyl-accepting chemotaxis protein: MATKLFGGVALVASVCALIGGFSGYRLVEVGAMVVSAIALVLLLVSSTRKNAHSAVLAKIGSVAQEIRKGNFEARITNISEGGSLGDVQHKVNDVIDRCDAFIREATASLDAACRNIHYRRIVVTGLQGSFRIAAEKVNGSIEAQKRAIEQARIEADAQHAKIVDSIAQGLRNLAEGNLTFRMTDLPESYRQIRDDFNGAMAQLQDTIRNIVISSAEVSNAAAEIATSTTDLSQRTEEQAASLEQTSSSMEQMAATVKKNAENAQHANQLTRQTREVADRGGAVVAQAVAAMAEIEQSSGRISDIISVIDEIARQTNLLALNAAVEAARAGEAGRGFAVVASEVRTLAQRSSQAAKDIKDLIISSADQVKNGVDLVNRAGGSLNEILDSIRQVADIMAEMTNASAEQAGGIEEINKALNQMDEVTQQNSALVEENAASAKMLEQQSETMDRRIGAFRLDEADMAASRSAGRRGHAASAKSSPHESAPQIRAVAVGQDWQEF; encoded by the coding sequence ATGGCAACGAAGCTCTTTGGCGGCGTCGCGCTGGTCGCGTCAGTTTGCGCGCTCATAGGCGGTTTTTCTGGCTATCGGCTTGTTGAAGTTGGAGCAATGGTGGTGTCGGCGATCGCCCTCGTCCTGTTGCTCGTCAGCTCGACGCGAAAGAATGCGCACTCGGCCGTTTTGGCCAAAATCGGATCGGTTGCTCAGGAGATCAGGAAAGGCAATTTCGAGGCGCGTATCACCAATATCAGCGAGGGTGGAAGTCTCGGCGACGTGCAGCACAAGGTGAATGATGTGATTGACCGCTGCGACGCCTTTATTCGGGAGGCAACCGCGAGCCTCGATGCCGCGTGCCGGAACATCCATTATCGCCGTATCGTCGTTACCGGCTTGCAGGGGTCTTTCCGCATCGCTGCTGAAAAGGTCAATGGCTCGATCGAGGCGCAAAAGAGAGCCATCGAGCAAGCCCGGATTGAGGCCGACGCGCAACATGCAAAGATCGTCGATTCGATCGCGCAGGGACTGAGGAATCTGGCGGAAGGCAATCTGACGTTCCGAATGACCGATCTTCCTGAATCCTATCGACAGATTCGCGACGACTTTAACGGTGCGATGGCGCAGTTGCAGGATACGATCCGAAATATCGTCATCTCTTCCGCCGAAGTCTCTAACGCGGCTGCCGAAATCGCGACCTCAACAACAGATCTGTCGCAGCGCACCGAGGAACAGGCCGCGAGCCTTGAGCAGACGTCATCGTCTATGGAACAGATGGCGGCGACCGTGAAGAAGAATGCGGAGAATGCTCAGCACGCGAACCAGCTTACCCGGCAAACCCGCGAGGTTGCCGATCGCGGCGGCGCGGTGGTAGCGCAGGCGGTCGCCGCCATGGCGGAGATCGAACAATCCTCTGGAAGGATTTCAGACATCATCTCGGTGATCGACGAGATCGCGCGCCAGACCAATCTGCTCGCCCTCAATGCGGCGGTTGAAGCCGCGCGCGCCGGCGAGGCCGGACGCGGCTTTGCGGTGGTCGCCTCCGAGGTGCGTACTCTGGCGCAGCGCTCTTCGCAGGCCGCGAAGGACATCAAGGACCTGATCATCAGCAGCGCTGATCAAGTCAAGAACGGTGTCGACCTGGTCAACCGCGCCGGCGGCTCGCTGAATGAGATACTCGACTCGATCAGGCAGGTGGCCGACATCATGGCCGAGATGACCAATGCAAGCGCCGAACAGGCGGGCGGCATCGAGGAGATCAACAAGGCGCTCAACCAAATGGACGAGGTAACGCAGCAGAACTCGGCGCTGGTCGAGGAAAATGCCGCATCCGCCAAAATGCTGGAACAGCAATCCGAGACGATGGATCGGCGCATCGGTGCCTTCCGACTCGACGAAGCCGACATGGCTGCGTCCCGTTCGGCCGGCCGGCGCGGACACGCCGCATCCGCCAAGTCCTCGCCGCACGAAAGCGCGCCACAGATTCGCGCGGTGGCGGTCGGTCAGGACTGGCAGGAATTCTGA
- a CDS encoding chemotaxis protein CheW — protein sequence MTAQAIATSEQSAAGWNASEPAGDKSIATELISFAIGSDQYGVDIMAVREIKGWSEITHLPKQPDYVRGVLNLRGVMVPIIDLRCRFGQGLTEATPMHIVIIVQVEDMQVGLLADRVLDIVSFEASQVQPVPRAAQSARIDFLSGLVTIEGGMIAIIDLHHLLS from the coding sequence ATGACAGCGCAGGCAATCGCCACGTCCGAACAGTCAGCCGCAGGTTGGAACGCATCCGAGCCGGCGGGCGACAAATCGATTGCCACCGAACTGATCAGCTTCGCGATCGGCAGCGACCAGTATGGGGTCGACATCATGGCCGTGCGCGAAATCAAGGGCTGGTCCGAGATCACGCATCTTCCGAAGCAGCCGGATTATGTGCGCGGCGTGCTCAATCTGCGCGGCGTCATGGTGCCGATTATCGACTTGCGCTGCCGTTTCGGCCAAGGGCTGACCGAGGCGACGCCGATGCACATCGTCATCATCGTGCAGGTGGAGGACATGCAGGTGGGCCTCCTGGCTGATCGCGTGCTCGACATTGTGTCATTCGAAGCCTCACAGGTGCAGCCGGTGCCGCGGGCTGCGCAAAGCGCGCGCATCGATTTTCTGTCCGGCCTGGTGACGATCGAAGGCGGCATGATAGCCATCATCGATCTGCATCACCTGCTGTCCTGA
- a CDS encoding PAS domain-containing protein — translation MFLPFDGDQDAVNTLRFVEEKIGVGLWSLDIETDRMEWSPGFYALLGLDPGSAEPSLSLFRSMMHPEDRLSRQDIDRIVQEGIPIERDFRIIRRDGRIRWVANRGEAVMNIRGRPARVVGLIYDVSAKQSAVVELRTLEERYRTLTRAVSIILWTASPDGQMSDFPEWREMTGQTLAEYREGGWLGCLHPEDRDAVVAARTHAIALQIPYSATYRVRQKDGSYRWFNSRAAPVRGSNGQVKEWAGILIDVFQGAAAAAGAKWLTGAQARAARAILNWTVKDVAEAANISVSTVRRLEENDGQSSLRDDVLNAIKTALENGGVEFIFLPTGEPAVRPSKPARQKERFLRVLESQMNSH, via the coding sequence ATGTTTCTTCCGTTCGATGGGGATCAAGACGCGGTTAATACCCTGCGTTTTGTCGAGGAGAAGATCGGCGTCGGGCTGTGGTCGCTCGATATCGAGACCGACCGTATGGAATGGTCGCCCGGCTTCTACGCCCTGCTCGGCCTTGATCCCGGGTCGGCCGAGCCCTCATTGTCTCTGTTCCGCAGCATGATGCATCCCGAGGATCGGCTCAGCCGCCAGGATATCGATCGTATTGTGCAGGAGGGGATTCCGATCGAACGCGATTTCCGTATCATCCGTCGCGACGGACGTATCCGCTGGGTGGCCAATCGCGGCGAAGCGGTGATGAACATCCGTGGTCGGCCCGCTCGTGTTGTCGGCCTCATCTACGATGTCAGTGCCAAGCAGAGCGCTGTCGTCGAACTGCGAACACTTGAAGAGCGTTATCGCACGCTGACGCGCGCGGTTTCGATCATTCTCTGGACGGCGTCGCCCGACGGTCAGATGAGCGATTTTCCGGAATGGCGGGAAATGACCGGGCAGACTTTGGCGGAATATCGGGAGGGCGGCTGGCTGGGCTGTCTCCATCCCGAAGACCGTGATGCCGTGGTGGCGGCTCGCACTCACGCGATTGCCCTTCAAATCCCCTATTCGGCAACCTATCGCGTGCGGCAGAAGGATGGTTCCTATCGCTGGTTCAACTCGCGCGCCGCGCCGGTTCGGGGATCGAACGGGCAAGTGAAGGAATGGGCCGGGATCCTGATTGATGTGTTCCAGGGGGCTGCCGCCGCTGCGGGTGCAAAATGGCTGACGGGTGCTCAGGCTCGCGCGGCACGGGCGATCCTGAACTGGACTGTGAAAGATGTCGCGGAGGCCGCTAATATCTCGGTATCGACCGTGCGCCGGCTGGAGGAGAATGACGGCCAGTCAAGCCTGCGCGACGATGTGCTAAATGCGATCAAAACGGCCCTGGAGAACGGCGGCGTAGAGTTTATTTTTCTGCCCACTGGAGAGCCGGCCGTCCGTCCAAGCAAGCCTGCTCGCCAAAAAGAGCGATTTTTGCGCGTACTCGAATCCCAGATGAATAGCCATTGA
- a CDS encoding PAS domain-containing protein — MTKAIVPTNVEVFFREEDMIVSKTDLKGRLIYVNHEFCRIADYSEAELLGKPHSVIRHPDMPRALFKMLWDSILDGREIFAYVKNMTKAGHHYWVFAHVTPSYDESGKIVGYHSNRRAPDRDALSNTIAPLYSAMLREESRHSNGKQALAAGFEYLTAWAKSKGKPYDELMFSV, encoded by the coding sequence ATGACGAAAGCTATCGTGCCAACCAATGTGGAAGTCTTCTTTCGCGAGGAAGACATGATCGTCTCAAAAACCGACCTCAAGGGTCGTCTTATCTATGTCAATCACGAGTTCTGCAGGATCGCGGACTATTCCGAAGCGGAACTGCTTGGAAAGCCGCACAGCGTCATTCGGCATCCCGATATGCCGCGCGCCCTTTTCAAAATGTTGTGGGATTCCATTCTCGATGGGCGCGAGATCTTTGCATATGTCAAGAACATGACAAAAGCCGGACACCATTACTGGGTCTTCGCGCATGTCACGCCATCATATGACGAGAGCGGAAAGATCGTCGGTTATCATTCGAACCGTCGCGCTCCGGATCGCGATGCGCTCAGCAACACGATAGCGCCCCTGTACTCCGCGATGTTGAGGGAAGAGAGTCGGCATAGTAACGGCAAGCAGGCGCTCGCCGCAGGCTTCGAATATCTAACCGCCTGGGCGAAGTCGAAAGGAAAGCCTTATGATGAACTTATGTTCTCGGTTTGA
- a CDS encoding methyl-accepting chemotaxis protein — protein sequence MPEERTLSQRLEFMKLDASAREATKSLKPLIEKELPQALDSFYARVKQFPETSRFFRDDAHIQTAKSAQLKHWSKISAGEFSDEYAQSVRTIGQTHARIGLDARWYIGGYALITEQLIRAAIDNYWPKGAFGGKSKKAGEAAQAIGALVKSVFLDMDLAISAYLDSAEMARRELENTRNIAIQNKTEAITALSRAVSELAEGNLLVRLTGEFSEEYQELQRDFNSMASQLEDVIRAIAATTAELANAASEISASTVDLSQRTEEQAASLEQTSASMEEISVTVKNNAENATRANDLTRATREVADRGGKVVSEAVSAMTRIEDSSRKISDIISVIDEIARQTNLLALNAAVEAARAGEAGRGFAVVASEVRSLAQRSSQAAKDIKDLITSSAGQVKEGVDLVNRAGASLSEIVESIKGVATIVSDIANASNEQASGIDQVTRALTQMDEVTQQNSALVEENAATAKTLEEQQAAMSERIAFFRLEPAQSSAVRPASVKSASPERAVAAAGKPTAKRGVVVAKRPAPRPAVLRRDRPAPRTIGANALVDDQDWQEF from the coding sequence ATGCCGGAAGAACGGACGCTCAGTCAGCGTCTTGAATTCATGAAACTCGACGCCTCCGCTCGTGAGGCAACAAAATCCCTTAAGCCGCTGATCGAAAAGGAACTGCCGCAGGCGCTCGACAGTTTCTATGCGCGGGTGAAGCAGTTTCCCGAGACCAGCCGTTTCTTCAGAGACGACGCCCATATCCAGACCGCCAAGAGCGCACAGCTGAAGCACTGGAGCAAGATCAGCGCCGGCGAATTCAGCGATGAGTATGCCCAGAGCGTGCGCACGATCGGCCAGACCCATGCCCGGATCGGTCTCGACGCCCGCTGGTATATCGGCGGCTACGCATTGATCACCGAGCAATTGATTCGCGCCGCAATCGACAATTACTGGCCGAAAGGCGCGTTCGGCGGCAAAAGCAAGAAGGCTGGAGAAGCCGCGCAAGCGATCGGCGCGCTGGTCAAGAGCGTCTTCCTCGACATGGATCTCGCCATTTCTGCTTATTTGGACAGCGCCGAAATGGCGCGTCGGGAATTGGAGAATACGCGCAACATTGCCATCCAGAACAAGACAGAGGCAATCACGGCCTTGAGCCGTGCTGTATCTGAATTGGCGGAAGGCAACCTGCTGGTTCGCCTGACCGGGGAATTCTCCGAGGAGTATCAGGAGCTGCAGCGCGACTTCAACAGCATGGCATCGCAACTGGAGGATGTCATTCGCGCGATCGCTGCGACGACGGCGGAGCTTGCCAACGCGGCATCCGAAATCTCCGCCAGCACCGTCGACCTGTCGCAACGAACGGAAGAGCAGGCGGCGAGCCTCGAACAGACCTCAGCGTCGATGGAAGAAATCTCCGTCACTGTGAAGAACAACGCCGAGAATGCGACGCGCGCCAACGATCTTACCCGCGCGACGCGGGAAGTCGCCGACCGCGGCGGCAAGGTTGTGTCGGAAGCGGTCTCCGCTATGACTCGCATTGAGGATTCCTCGCGCAAGATTTCCGACATCATCTCGGTCATCGACGAGATCGCCCGCCAGACCAATCTGCTGGCGCTCAACGCGGCGGTGGAAGCCGCGCGTGCCGGCGAAGCCGGACGCGGATTTGCCGTGGTGGCTTCCGAAGTCCGCAGCCTGGCGCAGCGCTCCTCGCAGGCGGCCAAGGATATCAAGGATCTCATCACCAGCAGCGCTGGACAGGTCAAAGAGGGCGTCGACCTGGTGAACCGCGCCGGCGCCTCGCTCAGCGAGATCGTTGAATCGATCAAGGGCGTCGCCACCATCGTGTCCGACATCGCCAATGCCAGCAACGAGCAGGCATCCGGCATCGACCAGGTCACCCGTGCTCTGACGCAGATGGACGAGGTGACGCAGCAGAATTCGGCTTTGGTCGAGGAGAACGCGGCCACGGCGAAGACTCTGGAGGAGCAGCAGGCGGCGATGAGCGAGCGCATCGCTTTCTTCCGTTTGGAACCGGCGCAATCCTCGGCGGTCCGACCAGCTTCAGTGAAAAGCGCCTCGCCAGAGCGCGCTGTCGCGGCTGCGGGCAAGCCGACGGCAAAGCGCGGTGTTGTGGTCGCCAAGAGGCCGGCGCCGCGTCCCGCGGTGCTGCGTCGCGACCGGCCGGCTCCGCGCACCATCGGCGCCAATGCGCTGGTCGACGATCAGGATTGGCAGGAATTCTAA